CTCACCTGCGTCTATCTGAAAGACGCGCTGCATCCGCATCACTGAATGAACGGCGGGCGCTCTGCCCGCCGGACAACCGCACACCCCTATCGACCAACTTCCACACGTAAGGAGATTTCACCATGGAAGGTCAACTCGCACATATCGGCGCAGGTCTCGCAGGTCTCGGCACGGGTCTCGCCGCTCTCGGTGTGGGCAACGTCGCCGCCAACTTCCTGTCGGGCGCTCTGCGCAACCCGTCGGCTGCCGCGTCGCAAACCGCGACCCTCTTCATCGGCATCGCATTTGCCGAAGCTCTGGGCATCTTCTCCTTCCTCGTTGCTCTGCTGCTGATGTTCGCCGTCTGATCGACGGAACGACTATCCTTACGCGCGGGCGGCGCCGTCACTGACGGGCCGCCCGATGTAGAGACAACGTTCCGACGGAGGACGACATGGCGACAGAACCTATCGCCGAAGAACTGGCCGGCACCTGCGTCGACTCCCATGGTTCCGCCATCGGGATGCCGCAGCTCTGCGCCGACTGGATCCCGAACCAGGTCTTTTGGCTGGTCATCGCGCTGGTGGTGGTCTTCCTCGTGCTGTCGCGCATCGCTCTGCCGCGGATCGCATCGGTCCTGGCCGAGCGCCGGGGCACCATCACGAACGACATCGCCGCCGCCGAAGAGCTGAAACGCCAGGCGGCCGAGGCGGAAAAAGCCTATGACAAGGCGCTGGCCGATGCCCGTGCCGAGGCGCAGGCCATCAGTCAGAAAACCCGCGACGAGATCAAGGCGCAGCTCGACGAAGCGACCGCCGCCGCCGACGCGCAGATCGCCGCCAAGACGGCGGAATCCGAAAAGGCGATTGCCGAGATCCGGGCTTCGGCCATGGAGAATGTCGAGCTCGTCGCCAAGGACACCGCCGGGGCCATCGTGGCCGCGCTGGGTGGGTCTGCCGATGCGGCGACCGTCTCGGCTGCCGTCGGCAACCGGATGAAAGGGTGAGCCCATGCGCAAGCTGATCGTCACCAGCGCCCTGAGCGCCAGCCTCGCCAGCCCCGCGCTGGCGGCAACGGGCCCGTTCTTCTCGCTGCGCAACACCGATTTCGTGGTGCTGCTCGGCTTCCTGCTCTTCCTTGCGGTGCTCGTCTACTTCAAGGTGCCGGGCCTGCTGGGCAAGCAGCTCGACAAGCGCGCCGAGGGCATCCGCGACGAGCTCGACGAGGCCCGTGCGCTGCGCGAAGAGGCCCAGACGCTGCTCGCCTCCTACGAGCGCAAGCAGCAGGAGGTCTCTGAGCAGGCGGCGCAGATCGTTGCGAACGCCAAGCAGGAGGCGGAGAACGCCGCCGCGCAGGCGCATGAGGAGCTCAAGGCCTCCATCGCCCGCCGGCTCGCCACTGCCGAGGACCAGATCGCCGCGGCGCAGGCCTCTGCCGTGAAAGAGGTGCGCGACCGTGCCGCCGCCGTGGCCGTGGCCGCCGCGCGCGACGTGATCGCGCAGCAGACCAGCGCCGCCGACAAGGATCGCCTGATCGACGAGTCGATCGCGGACGTGGGTGCAAAGCTGCACTGATCTAGGCACAGTGCGATTGCGAAAAGCCCGGCCCCTGCGGCCGGGCTTTTTGGTTGCCGGGGGAACACGATTTGCCCGCGCATTGGCCGAACTTGGGGGCGTAAGCCTTTTCTTGCCGACGGCCCCCAGATACGGTAGCGGCAACGGTACCACAGCGGAACATGTGGGTTTCAATTCAAGAGGACAGCGTGGCACATATCATCGTCGTCGGGAACGAGAAGGGCGGGGCGGGCAAATCCACCGTCTCGATGCATGTGGCAACCGCTCTGGCGCGCATGGGCCACCGGGTCGGCGCGCTGGATCTCGACCTGCGGCAGCGCACCATGGGGCGCTACTGCGACAATCGCCGGCGCTTTCTGGATGCCGAGGGCCTGTCGCTTCCCGGCCCGGTCTATATGGACCTGCCCGAGATCCAGCAGGACGCGCTGGCGCCGGGCGAGAATGCCTATGATCACCGGCTGAGCAAGGCGGTCTCGGCGCTGGAGGCGGACTCGGATTTCATCCTGATCGACTGCCCGGGCTCGCATACCCGGTTGAGCCAGGTGGCGCATTCGCTCGCCGATACGCTGATCACGCCGCTGAACGACAGTTTCATCGACTTTGACCTGCTGGCACGCATCGACAACGATGGCGAAAAGATCCTCGGCCCCTCGGTCTATTCCGAGATGGTCTGGAGCGCGCGGCAGCTCCGTGCGCAGGCGGGGCTGAAACCCATCGACTGGATCGTGCTGCGCAACCGCCTCGGCGCGCAGCAGATGATCAACAAGATGAAGATGGAAAAGGCGCTGGAGCGGCTCTCCAAGCGCATCGGATTCCGCATCGCGCCGGGCTTTTCCGAGCGGGTGATCTTCCGCGAGCTGTTCCCGCGCGGGCTGACCCTGCTCGACCTCAAGGATATCGGGGTCAAGCAGCTCAATATCTCCAACGTCGCCGCCCGGCAGGAGCTGCGCGATCTCATGCTCGCCCTGGATCTGCCCGGCGTGACCGTCCGCTTCTGAAAATGACAACGGCGGGCCCCGGGCCCGCCGCTACGCCGCGCCTGTCAGGGCGCTCAGGCGACCATCTTCTCCGCTTTCTTGAGATCGACCGAAACCAGCTGGGACACGCCCTGTTCCTGCATGGTCACGCCGAACAGCCGGTCCATCCGCGCCATGGTCACCGCGTGGTGGGTGATGATCAGGAAGCGCGTCTCGGTGCGGCGGCACATCTCGTCGAGCAGATCGCAGAACCGCGTCACGTTGGCGTCGTCGAGCGGCGCGTCCACCTCGTCCAGCACGCAGATCGGAGCCGGGTTCGCCAGGAACACCGCAAAGATCAGCGCCAGCGCGGTCAGCGTTTGTTCGCCGCCCGAGAGCAGCGACAGGGTCGAGAGCTTCTTGCCCGGCGGCTGGCACATGATCTCCAGCCCGGCCTCCAGCGGGTCGTCGCTCTCGACCATCACCAGATTGGCCTCGCCGCCATTGAAGAGATGGGTGAAGAGCATCGAGAAATTGCTGTTCACCTGCTCGAACGCCGTCAGCAGCCGCTCGCGCCCCTCGCGGTTGAGCGAGGCGATGCCGGAGCGCAGTGTCTTGATCGCCTCCTCCAGATCCTGCTTTTCCGAGACCAGCGTGTCGTGCTCTTCCTGAACCTCGCGGGCGTCCTCCTCGGCGCGCAGGTTCACCGCGCCCAGCGAATCGCGCTGGCGTTTCAGCCGGTTGACCTCGGCCTCGATCTGCTCGGCGCCCTGCATCTCCTGAGCATTGGCGCCCAGCCGGTCGAGCAGTTTCGCCGGCGTGGTCTCCTGCTCTTCGAGAATGCGCTCGGCGGCGTAATCCACCGTCTCGCGCGCCGCCTCGACCCGGGCCTCGGCGCGGGCACGCGCCTCGCGCGCCTCCGAGGCCGCGCGTTCCGCGTCGCGCTCGGCGCCGATGGCCTCGCGCAGCGCGCTCTCGGCCGTGGACAGCGCATCGGTGGCGCTGGCCTTGCGCGCCTCGGCCTGGGCAATGGCCTGGCTCAGCTCGTCGCGCTTGGCCGCCAGTTCGGCGGGGGCGGAAGACGCGTCCTTCAGCTCGGCCTCGGCGGCGCCCTTGCGCTCGGCCAGCTCGGCGCTGCGTTTCTCTGCGGTCTCCAGCCGGTGGCGCCAGCCCGACAGCTCCTTGGTGACCTGCTGCGCGCGCGACTTGCGGGCATCGCCCTCGCGGCGCAGCTCGTCATGGGCGGAGCGCTTGGCGATCATCGTCATCCGCGCCGCCTCGACGGTCAGCTTGATGTCCTCGACCTCGGCGCGGGCGCTTTCGAGATCGCCGAGCTCCGCCACCGCGCGCTCGGCCTCGGTGAGCTGCTTGCGCGCGCCGGTGGCCTCGTCCTCGTGGCGTTTCACCGCCATGGCGAGGCTCTCCAGCTTGCCCTCGGCCATATTGCGGTCGGCCTCGGCGCGGTTCATCGCGCGGGTCGCCTCGTTCAGCCGCTGATCGGCCTCGCGCCGGGCCTCGCGCGCGGATTTGTCGGCCTGGGTCAGCTCCGCCAGCCGCGTCACAAGCGCCTCATGCGCGGCGCGCATGCCGTCGACCTTGGCGGTGGCGGCGGCCATTTCCTGTTTCAGCGTTTCCAGCTTGTTGAGCTGTTCCAGACGCAGCGCGGCGGCGGAGGGCGCATCTTCGGCCCAGGCGCGATAGCCGTCCCAGCGCCAGAGATCGCCCTCGACGCTCACCAGCCGCTGGCCCGGTTTCAGCTGCGGCTGGAGCCGCGGACCCTCATCCGCCTCCACCAGCCCGATCTGGCCCATGCGCCGCACCAGAACGTCCGGCACCGAGACGTGGTGAGTGAGCGCTGTTACGCCGGCGGGCAGCGGCTGATCGCTGGGGTAGGGGGGCAGCACCGCCCAGCCGGTGGGGCCGTCGGCCTCCACCTCGGGGGCGCGCAGGTCATCGGCGAGCGCCGCGCCGAGCGCCTTTTCAAAGCCCTGCTCGACCTGAAGCCGGTCGAGGATCTGCCCGCCCTCCGCCGTGTCGCGGTCGAGCAGCCGGGCGAGCGCGGTGACCTCGGCACGCAGCGCGTTGAACTCGCCCTCGGCCTCCGAGCGTTCCGCCCGCGCCTCGGCCTCGCGCGACTGCGCATCGGCGCGCGCGGCATCGGCATCGGTCAGCAGCTTGTCGGCACGCTCGGCCATCGCCTGCGCCTGATCGGTGCGGGTGCGTGCGGTCTCCATCGCCTCGGACGCGCCGGAGAGGGTCTGCTTGGCCGCCGAGACCGCCTCGCGCGCCCGCGCCGCCTCGCCCTCGTGGCGGTCGAGCGTCTTGCGCGCATCGGCGAGGAAGCGGTGGGCCGACTGGTGGCGGGCGGCGAGCCGCGCCACATCCTCGGTGCGCTGCGACAGATCCGCCTCGCGCGCCTGAAGCATCGCCGCCGCCTCGCGTGCGGACTCCGAGGCCTCGGTCAGCCGGTCGTCATGGCCCTCGCCGGCCTTGGCCAGCTCGCGCGCTTCCCAGTCGAGCCGCTCGATGGTCTCGCCCGCGTCGCGGTTGAGCCCGGCCTCGCGCTCCATGTCCTTGGACATCTGCTCGATACGGCGGGTCAGCGCGGCGATGGTCTCCGCCGCGCGCTTTTCCTGATCGGTGAGCGTGTCGCGCTGCACCGAGAGCCGTTGCAGGATCGCCGTGGCGATGCTCTCCTCCTCGCGCAGCGGCGGCAACGCCTCTTCCCTCTGGGCGCGCAGGGTCGCGGCGGCGCGCGCGGCGCCCTCGGCCTGGGCGGCGGCGGTGACCTTTTCGCGGTGCCCGGCCTCGGCCTGCACCCGCGCCTCGTCGGCGTCCTTCCAGCGGCGGAACAGCAGCAGCCCCTCGGCGCGGCGCAGATCCTCGCCGATCGCCTTGTAGCGCGCCGCCTGTTTTGCCTGCCGTTCGAGCTGCGCGAGCTGCGCCGCGAGCTGCTCGATCACGTCGTCGACGCGCAGCAGGTTGGCCTCGGTCGCGTTCAGCTTCAGCTCGGCCTCGTGACGGCGCTGGTAGAGCCCCGAGATGCCGGCGGCCTCTTCGAGAATGCGACGGCGGTTCTTGGGCTTGGCGTTGATCAGCTCCGAGATCTGCCCCTGCCGCACCAATGCCGGCGAATGCGCCCCGGTGGAGGCGTCGGCAAAGAGCATCTGGATGTCGCGCGCGCGCACATCCTTGCTGTTGGCCTTGTAGGCCGAGCCCACGTCGCGGGTGATGCGCCGCACGATGTCGAGCTGGTCGCTGTCGTTGAACCCGGCGGGGGCCAGCCGGTCGGAATTGTCGATGCTGAGGCTGACCTCGGCGAAATTCCGGGCCGGGCGCGAGGCGGCGCCGGCGAAGATCACGTCTTCCATGCCCGAGCCGCGCATCGCCTTGGCGCGGTTCTCGCCCATCACCCAGCGCAGCGCTTCCAGCAGGTTGGACTTGCCGCAGCCATTCGGCCCCACGACACCGGTCAGACCCTCGGCGATGACGAGGTCCGTCGGGTCGACGAAGCTCTTGAAGCCCGTCAGTCTGAGACGTGAAAAACGCAAATCTGCCTGCCCTGATTCCGGTTTGCCCACCACTGTGCCGGTCGGCGCCCGGGTGAGTCAAACGCTTTGCTCTGGATATCGCGGTGAGGTGGCTATTATCCACAAGATATTGCGGAATTTCGCGCAACGTGCTGACTTGACGGAGCGCCTGTTAGCGCGTTTCATCTCAAGCCTAGCCAGGAGCCGCCGATGCCGCTTGCCATACACCCCGTCTCCCCCCGCGATCCGCGCGCGGTGGCGCTGTTGTCCGAAAGCCATGCGCTGATGAACGCGCTCTTTCCGGCGGAGGAGAACCATTATCTCGATGTCGATGCGCTTTGTGCCGAGGGCATCACCTTCTTCGGGGCCGAGGAGGGGGGCGAGCTTCTGGGCTGTGCGGCGCTGGCGCGGCGCGAGGGCTATGGCGAGGTGAAATCCATGTTCGTGGCGCCTGAGGCGCGGGGCATCGGCGTGGCGCGCCGGCTGCTGGCGCATCTGGAGCGCACCGCCCAGCAAGAGGCGCTGCCGCTGCTGCGGCTGGAGACCGGCGACAGGCTCGCCGCCGCGGTGTCGCTCTACGAAGGGCAGGGATATCGCCGTTGCGGGCCGTTCGGCGGCTATGTCGCCAACGGGTCGAGCGTGTTCTACGAAAAGCCGGTTCAGGCATAACCGCCCCCGCTCAGTATTCGGTACATTCCATCGACGCGCTGCCGCCCAGACGGTCGGTGTAATAGGCGTCGAAGATCTCGCAGGAGATCGTGCGGCGGCGCGGCTGTCTCGGTGCCGGCGCCCCGTCGCAGGACAGCCCCATCACCATCATCGCCGGATCGCCGGTGACCCAGGCCGGCACGCAGCCGGTTTCCTGCGCCACGGCCAGTTGCGCGCGTTCGGATATCGGGCCGAAGCGGGCGGGGAATTCCGAGCTGGTGCGGATCACCTCGGCCATGCGGTCCTTTACCCGGATGGTGAAGCGCGAGCCCTCGACCTCGCGCGTCACGGCTGGCACGCCGCGAAAGCCCGGGCTCGCCATGTCGCAGCCCGCCAGCAGAAGAAACCCCAAGATCGCCCCGCGTCGCATCGCCTCAGAAAACCCGATGAGGGTTAAGGCGCGGTTAACCGCGGCGCTGGGACAGGCTGTCGCAGGGAATTTACATTCTGATTTTCGAATGTAATATACGTTCTGAAATCAGACTGTCACGGAGGCCGTCATGACCCAGACGCACGCCCGTCCCGCGGATACCTATACGCCGACCTATTTCCTCGCCTCGCTGGGCGCGGGCGGCACGGCGGTATCCTTCTTCATGTATCTCTTCTTCTGGGTGCCGCATCCCGGCCAGCCCGTCCCGGTCTTCGAGGATATCGCGGCGGCCTGGGCAAACAGCGTGTTGCCGCAGCAGATCGCCATCGTGGTGGCGATGCTGGGGATCGCTGGGTTCGCCTTTCTCAACATCAAGTCGCTGATCTGGAACCTCCGGGCCTTCGCCGCCTTCCGCAAGACCGGGGCCTGGGAGGAGATGCGCCAGTCCAACAGCGAAAGCTCGGTGCTCGCCATGCCGCTGGCGCTCGCGATGAGCGTGAATGTCGCCTTCGTGCTGGGCATGGTCTTTGTGCCGGGGCTCTGGACGGTGGTGGAGTATCTCTTCCCTATGGCGATGGTCGCCTTCGCGCTGATCGGCGTTCTGGCCTTTCGCCAGCTCGGCGGTTTTCTGGGCCGGGTGCTGTCGAAGGGCGGTATCTTCGATGTGACCGCGCACAACTCCTTTGCGCAGCTGCTGCCGGCCTTCGCCATCTCGATGGTCGCCGTGGGCTTTGCCGCCCCCGCCGCGATGAGTACCAACCCGGTGACCGTCGGCACGGCGCTGGTGCTGTCGACCTTCCTCGGGGTGACCGCGATCCTCTACACGGTGCTGGCCGCCGCGACGGCACTGAATTCCATGCTGCATTACGGCACCGCGCGCGAGGCCGGGCCGACTCTGCTGATCATCGTGCCGATCGTGACGGTGCTGGGCATCATGTTCATGCGTCAGGATCACGGGATGCACGCGACTTTCGGCGTGGCGAGCGACCCGGCGGAGATGATGATCTTCCTCGCAAGGCTGCTTTCGGTGCAGGTGGTGTTCCTGCTGCTCGGTCTCACGGTGCTGCGCGCGCAGGGGTATTTCCGCGATTTCGTGCTGGGGCCGAAGATCTCGGCGGGCTCTTATGCGCTGGTCTGCCCGGCGGTGGCGCTGTCGGTGATGCTGCAATTCTTCATCAACAAGGGGCTGGTGGCCGCCGGTCTGATGGACAAGTTCGGCCTTTCCTACTGGCTGCTGACCGGCGTGGCGCTGGCGGCGCAGGCGGTGGCGATCTGGTTGGTGCTGCGGCTCAACAGGCAGCATTTCGCGCGCCCGCAAAAGCTTGCGGTGCCTGCCGAGTAACCTTGCGTCGTTTGGGCGAAACGCTCTCCCGGGGGCTGGATCTTTCGATCCGGCCCCTTTTTACTGCGCCTCGCTGATCACGTCACCGCGTCGCGGCGATGTGATGGAACCGACGGAGAAGCGGTCGGTTTTTTTCCTACAGGCAACAAGGAGTTTCCCATGACCCGGCATGACACGGACCCGGATTCGCCGCGCCCGCCCCTAAACGGCCCCGACTGGCGATGGATGCTGGTTCTTGGCGCGGTGCTGATCGTCGGCGGCGTGCTGGCCTTTCTCAACCCTTTCGCTGCCTCGCTGACCGTGGTGGCGCTCGCGGGGGGCGTGTTCATTCTTGGCGGGGTGCTTCAGCTCTGGATCGCGTTTCAATATGCCGGCCCGACCGCCGCACGGCTGGTCGCCGGTCTGCTGGGGCTGCTGGTGCTGGCCTTCGGCGTTGCGCTGATCGCCAACCCGCTGGCCGGGATCATCTCGCTAACCCTGCTGATTGCGGGCTTCTTCCTAGCTATGGGGGTGCTGCGCATCTGGCTGGGCTTTCACCTGCGCGACCGCACCGGCTGGGGCTGGCTGGTTGCCGCCGGGGCTGTGTCTGTGCTGCTGGGCCTGCTGATCGTGCTGGCCATGCCCGAAGCGGCCGCCGGTCTGCTGGGGCTGTTCCTCGGCGTGGATCTGCTGAGCTCCGGTGTCGGGATGACGGTGCTGGCGCTGCGGATGCGGTGAGAGCGGCGGTGGGCAGATTGCCCGCCCTGCCGGTCGCGGATCTCGGGAGCCGCGCCATCGCCGGCCCGTGGGTTGGCGACCTCAGCTCTGAACCTCTCGATTTATACCGGCCAAGTCCGAATGACCTCGACACGCTGCGTTGACGTCACCAAATCGCCAGCCCGGGGGGCGGGCCGGCGATGGCGCGGCGGCTTCGCCTTGTTCCGCGCCCGGGCACCGCTCAATTGTAGGGGGGCAACCTGCCCTCCGTAGCGCCTAGCCCTCCGCGATCTTGTGACGCCGCCGCACACTAGAGGGCCGCCCCGGCAGCGTAAGCGCCGCGTCGTTCCGTGCCTGTCGCGACACAACCTGTCCCTTGGAGATCACGCAAAGCCTATCGGGCCGCAGCCGCAGCGCCTCGATGGCCGAGCCCGCATCCAGCACCACCAGCGAGGCCAGCTTGCCCGGTGCCAGCCCGTAGTCGTCCAGATGCAGGATCTTCGCATTCTCCTCGGTCACCATGGTGAAACAGCGCTGCATCTCGTCGGGCGCGGTCATCTGCGCCACATGCAGCCCCATGAAGGCCACGTCCAGCATGTCCGCCGTGCCCAGCGAATACCACGGATCGCGCACGCAATCCTGCCCCCAGCCGACCGAGATACCATAGCTCCGCATCTCCTTCACCCGCGTCAGCCCGCGCCGCTTGGGATAGGTATCGTGACGGCCCTGAAGTGTGATGTTGATCAGCGGATTGGGGATCGCCGCCACCTGCGCCTCGGCCATCAGCGGCAGCAGCTTGGAGACGTAGTAATTGTCCATCGAATGCATCGAGGTCAGATGCGAGCCCGCCACCCGGCCCTGAAGCCCCAGCCGCTGCGTCTCATAGGTCAGCGTCTCGATATGGCGCGACAGCGGGTCGTCGGTCTCGTCGCAATGCAGATCGACCAGCAATCCCCGCTCGGCGGCGATCTCGCAAAGCTCGCGGACCGAGGCGGCGCCGTCGCTCATGGTGCGCTCGAAATGCGGGATGCCGCCCACCACATCGACGCCCATATCCAGCGCCCGCAGCGTGTTCGCCCTGGCCGTCGGGTCGCGGTAGAAGCCGTCCTGCGGGAAGGCCACCAGTTGCAGGTCGAGATAGGGTTTCACGACCTCCTTCACATGCAGCAGTGCCTCGACGCCTTTCAGCGCATCATCGCAGGTGTCCACATGGCTGCGCACCGCCAAGAGCCCCATGCTCACCGCCCAGTCGCAATAGGCGAGCGCGCGCTCCACCATCTCCTCGACCGTGGCGATCTGCTTCAGCTCGCCCCAGAGCGCGATGCCCTCCAGCAGCGTGCCGGAGCCGTTGATGCGCGGCGTGCCGTAGCTCAGCGTCGCGTCCATGTGGAAATGCGGATCGACGAAGGGCGGCGAGACCAGATCGCCCGTGGCGTCGATCACCGTGCCCGCCTCGGCGCCGGTCAGGTCGCCCATGGCGGCGATCCGGTCGCCGGTGATGCCGATATCCTTGACGGTGCCGTCGGGCAGGGTGCCGCCTGTCACGAGGATGTCGAAGCTGGCCATCAGCGGTCTCCGCGGTTGAAGGGGGTCATGAGGGCTGCGGGCACCTCGGCCCGGCGCGACATTAGGATAAGCGCCAGAATGGAGAGAAGATAGGGGATCATCAGGAACACCTGATAGGGCACGATCTGCCCCAGCCCGGTCTGTTGCAGCCGCACCTGAAGCGCATCGAACCCGGCGAAAAGCAGCGCGCCCAGCAGCGCCTTGCCCGGCTTCCAGGCGCCGAAGACCACCAGCGCGATACAGATCCAGCCGCGCCCGTTCACCATTTCGAAGAAGAAGCTCGAAAAGGCCGACATGGTGAGAAACGCTCCGCCCACGGCCATCAGCCCCGAGCCGACGATCACCGCCCCCATGCGCAGCGCCGCGACCGACAGCCCCTGCGCCTCGACCGCCTGCGGGTTCTCTCCGGCGGCGCGCAGGGCGAGGCCCAGCGGCGTGCGGTAGAGCACCAGTGCGGTGAGCGCGACGCAGGCAAAGCCCGCCCAGCTCAGCGCGGTCTGGGAAAACAGCGCCTCGCCCAGCCAGGGCAGATCGGAAAGGCCGGGGATGTGCAGCGGCTGAAAGGGCTCGATGCGCGGCGGGTTGGTGACCTCTGGCAGCGCCAGGCGATAGGCGTAATAGGCCGAGGCGGTGGCCAGCATGGTGATTCCCAGCCCCACCACATGCTGCGAGAGCCCGAAGGGCACCGTCAGCAGTGCATGCACCGCGCCGAACCCCATCCCCGCCAGCATCGCCACCGCGACGCCCGCCCAGAGCCCGCCACCCGCATAGACCGTGACCCAGCCAGCGAAGGCGCCAAAGACCATGATACCCTCGATCCCGAGGTTCAGCACGCCGGCGCGCTCGCAGATCAGCTCTCCCATGGTGGCAAAGATCAGCGGCGCGGCGATGCGCAGCACGGCGGCCCAGAAACTGGCCGAGATCAGGATATCGGCAAGCTCGCTCATCCCCTCACCACCCGGAATCGCGTGAGCAGGATCGCCAGCACCATGAAGAGCAGGGCGGCGGCGAGCAGGATATCGGCGATATAGGTCGGCACCTCGGCGGCGCGTGACATGCTGTCGGCGCCGACAAAGATCCCCGCGACGAAGAGCGCCGAGACCACCACGCCCAGCGGGTGCAGCAGCGCCAACATGGCAACGATGATGCCGGTA
The window above is part of the Salipiger abyssi genome. Proteins encoded here:
- a CDS encoding F0F1 ATP synthase subunit C translates to MEGQLAHIGAGLAGLGTGLAALGVGNVAANFLSGALRNPSAAASQTATLFIGIAFAEALGIFSFLVALLLMFAV
- a CDS encoding F0F1 ATP synthase subunit B', whose amino-acid sequence is MATEPIAEELAGTCVDSHGSAIGMPQLCADWIPNQVFWLVIALVVVFLVLSRIALPRIASVLAERRGTITNDIAAAEELKRQAAEAEKAYDKALADARAEAQAISQKTRDEIKAQLDEATAAADAQIAAKTAESEKAIAEIRASAMENVELVAKDTAGAIVAALGGSADAATVSAAVGNRMKG
- a CDS encoding F0F1 ATP synthase subunit B; translation: MRKLIVTSALSASLASPALAATGPFFSLRNTDFVVLLGFLLFLAVLVYFKVPGLLGKQLDKRAEGIRDELDEARALREEAQTLLASYERKQQEVSEQAAQIVANAKQEAENAAAQAHEELKASIARRLATAEDQIAAAQASAVKEVRDRAAAVAVAAARDVIAQQTSAADKDRLIDESIADVGAKLH
- a CDS encoding division plane positioning ATPase MipZ, whose protein sequence is MAHIIVVGNEKGGAGKSTVSMHVATALARMGHRVGALDLDLRQRTMGRYCDNRRRFLDAEGLSLPGPVYMDLPEIQQDALAPGENAYDHRLSKAVSALEADSDFILIDCPGSHTRLSQVAHSLADTLITPLNDSFIDFDLLARIDNDGEKILGPSVYSEMVWSARQLRAQAGLKPIDWIVLRNRLGAQQMINKMKMEKALERLSKRIGFRIAPGFSERVIFRELFPRGLTLLDLKDIGVKQLNISNVAARQELRDLMLALDLPGVTVRF
- the smc gene encoding chromosome segregation protein SMC, which produces MRFSRLRLTGFKSFVDPTDLVIAEGLTGVVGPNGCGKSNLLEALRWVMGENRAKAMRGSGMEDVIFAGAASRPARNFAEVSLSIDNSDRLAPAGFNDSDQLDIVRRITRDVGSAYKANSKDVRARDIQMLFADASTGAHSPALVRQGQISELINAKPKNRRRILEEAAGISGLYQRRHEAELKLNATEANLLRVDDVIEQLAAQLAQLERQAKQAARYKAIGEDLRRAEGLLLFRRWKDADEARVQAEAGHREKVTAAAQAEGAARAAATLRAQREEALPPLREEESIATAILQRLSVQRDTLTDQEKRAAETIAALTRRIEQMSKDMEREAGLNRDAGETIERLDWEARELAKAGEGHDDRLTEASESAREAAAMLQAREADLSQRTEDVARLAARHQSAHRFLADARKTLDRHEGEAARAREAVSAAKQTLSGASEAMETARTRTDQAQAMAERADKLLTDADAARADAQSREAEARAERSEAEGEFNALRAEVTALARLLDRDTAEGGQILDRLQVEQGFEKALGAALADDLRAPEVEADGPTGWAVLPPYPSDQPLPAGVTALTHHVSVPDVLVRRMGQIGLVEADEGPRLQPQLKPGQRLVSVEGDLWRWDGYRAWAEDAPSAAALRLEQLNKLETLKQEMAAATAKVDGMRAAHEALVTRLAELTQADKSAREARREADQRLNEATRAMNRAEADRNMAEGKLESLAMAVKRHEDEATGARKQLTEAERAVAELGDLESARAEVEDIKLTVEAARMTMIAKRSAHDELRREGDARKSRAQQVTKELSGWRHRLETAEKRSAELAERKGAAEAELKDASSAPAELAAKRDELSQAIAQAEARKASATDALSTAESALREAIGAERDAERAASEAREARARAEARVEAARETVDYAAERILEEQETTPAKLLDRLGANAQEMQGAEQIEAEVNRLKRQRDSLGAVNLRAEEDAREVQEEHDTLVSEKQDLEEAIKTLRSGIASLNREGRERLLTAFEQVNSNFSMLFTHLFNGGEANLVMVESDDPLEAGLEIMCQPPGKKLSTLSLLSGGEQTLTALALIFAVFLANPAPICVLDEVDAPLDDANVTRFCDLLDEMCRRTETRFLIITHHAVTMARMDRLFGVTMQEQGVSQLVSVDLKKAEKMVA
- a CDS encoding GNAT family N-acetyltransferase; protein product: MPLAIHPVSPRDPRAVALLSESHALMNALFPAEENHYLDVDALCAEGITFFGAEEGGELLGCAALARREGYGEVKSMFVAPEARGIGVARRLLAHLERTAQQEALPLLRLETGDRLAAAVSLYEGQGYRRCGPFGGYVANGSSVFYEKPVQA
- a CDS encoding TsoY family (seleno)protein, with the translated sequence MTQTHARPADTYTPTYFLASLGAGGTAVSFFMYLFFWVPHPGQPVPVFEDIAAAWANSVLPQQIAIVVAMLGIAGFAFLNIKSLIWNLRAFAAFRKTGAWEEMRQSNSESSVLAMPLALAMSVNVAFVLGMVFVPGLWTVVEYLFPMAMVAFALIGVLAFRQLGGFLGRVLSKGGIFDVTAHNSFAQLLPAFAISMVAVGFAAPAAMSTNPVTVGTALVLSTFLGVTAILYTVLAAATALNSMLHYGTAREAGPTLLIIVPIVTVLGIMFMRQDHGMHATFGVASDPAEMMIFLARLLSVQVVFLLLGLTVLRAQGYFRDFVLGPKISAGSYALVCPAVALSVMLQFFINKGLVAAGLMDKFGLSYWLLTGVALAAQAVAIWLVLRLNRQHFARPQKLAVPAE
- a CDS encoding HdeD family acid-resistance protein, which produces MTRHDTDPDSPRPPLNGPDWRWMLVLGAVLIVGGVLAFLNPFAASLTVVALAGGVFILGGVLQLWIAFQYAGPTAARLVAGLLGLLVLAFGVALIANPLAGIISLTLLIAGFFLAMGVLRIWLGFHLRDRTGWGWLVAAGAVSVLLGLLIVLAMPEAAAGLLGLFLGVDLLSSGVGMTVLALRMR
- a CDS encoding amidohydrolase family protein, whose translation is MASFDILVTGGTLPDGTVKDIGITGDRIAAMGDLTGAEAGTVIDATGDLVSPPFVDPHFHMDATLSYGTPRINGSGTLLEGIALWGELKQIATVEEMVERALAYCDWAVSMGLLAVRSHVDTCDDALKGVEALLHVKEVVKPYLDLQLVAFPQDGFYRDPTARANTLRALDMGVDVVGGIPHFERTMSDGAASVRELCEIAAERGLLVDLHCDETDDPLSRHIETLTYETQRLGLQGRVAGSHLTSMHSMDNYYVSKLLPLMAEAQVAAIPNPLINITLQGRHDTYPKRRGLTRVKEMRSYGISVGWGQDCVRDPWYSLGTADMLDVAFMGLHVAQMTAPDEMQRCFTMVTEENAKILHLDDYGLAPGKLASLVVLDAGSAIEALRLRPDRLCVISKGQVVSRQARNDAALTLPGRPSSVRRRHKIAEG
- a CDS encoding ABC transporter permease, with amino-acid sequence MSELADILISASFWAAVLRIAAPLIFATMGELICERAGVLNLGIEGIMVFGAFAGWVTVYAGGGLWAGVAVAMLAGMGFGAVHALLTVPFGLSQHVVGLGITMLATASAYYAYRLALPEVTNPPRIEPFQPLHIPGLSDLPWLGEALFSQTALSWAGFACVALTALVLYRTPLGLALRAAGENPQAVEAQGLSVAALRMGAVIVGSGLMAVGGAFLTMSAFSSFFFEMVNGRGWICIALVVFGAWKPGKALLGALLFAGFDALQVRLQQTGLGQIVPYQVFLMIPYLLSILALILMSRRAEVPAALMTPFNRGDR